The following proteins come from a genomic window of Aequorivita marisscotiae:
- a CDS encoding MATE family efflux transporter, which yields MALSDYTKEFKYNTKLATPVILGMLGHQVVALVDNIMVGQLGSAELAAVSLGNSFMFVAMSLGVGFSTAITPLVAEADGEGNREKGKSSFKHGLFLCIVLGLVLFATVMFAKPLMYVMSQPPEVVDLAMPYLTLVAASLVPLIIFQGFKQFSDGMSMTRFPMYATIAANLVNVLLNYMFIFGKFGAPEMGVVGAAIGTLVSRVVMVGYLWYLLSRESRSRFFVTEIKIFTLSKKMLKKLLSLGFPSAMQMFFEVGIFTSAVWLSGILGKNAQAANQIALNLASMTFMVAMGFSVAAMIRVGNQKGLKNFRELRRVAISIFLLTALLSLVFVIGFILFNGSLPKIFLDYDNLAQFADNNEVVILASQLLIIAAIFQFTDALQVVALGALRGMQDVKIPTVLTFIAYWIIGFPISYYLSMHTSLESMGIWIGLFAGLTASGIMLFIRFNYLSKKLIRLGDA from the coding sequence TTGGCACTTTCAGATTATACCAAAGAATTTAAATACAACACCAAGCTCGCCACGCCTGTAATTTTGGGAATGTTGGGGCACCAAGTGGTGGCTTTGGTAGATAATATTATGGTAGGCCAACTTGGTAGTGCCGAGCTTGCGGCAGTTTCGCTGGGTAATAGTTTTATGTTTGTGGCAATGAGCCTTGGGGTAGGTTTTTCTACGGCAATAACCCCATTGGTAGCCGAGGCCGATGGCGAAGGCAATCGCGAAAAAGGAAAATCTTCATTTAAGCACGGCTTATTTTTGTGTATTGTTTTGGGCTTGGTACTTTTTGCAACCGTAATGTTTGCAAAACCATTAATGTATGTTATGAGCCAACCGCCAGAAGTGGTAGATCTGGCAATGCCTTACTTAACACTGGTAGCGGCCTCCTTAGTGCCGTTGATAATTTTTCAAGGATTTAAGCAATTTAGCGATGGCATGTCTATGACTCGCTTTCCAATGTACGCTACGATTGCCGCCAATTTGGTAAATGTATTGTTAAACTACATGTTTATTTTCGGAAAATTTGGAGCACCCGAAATGGGGGTGGTTGGGGCCGCCATTGGCACCTTGGTTTCGCGAGTTGTTATGGTGGGGTATTTATGGTATTTGTTGAGTAGAGAAAGTAGATCGCGATTTTTTGTTACCGAAATTAAAATCTTCACGCTGAGTAAAAAAATGTTGAAAAAACTATTAAGTCTTGGTTTTCCCTCGGCTATGCAGATGTTTTTTGAAGTAGGTATTTTCACATCGGCAGTTTGGCTTTCTGGAATTCTTGGAAAGAATGCACAAGCGGCAAACCAAATTGCTTTAAACTTGGCGTCCATGACTTTTATGGTGGCAATGGGGTTTAGTGTAGCAGCAATGATTAGAGTTGGAAATCAGAAGGGATTAAAGAATTTTAGGGAATTACGTCGTGTTGCAATTTCTATCTTTTTGCTCACTGCGCTTTTATCCTTAGTTTTTGTTATCGGCTTTATACTTTTTAATGGCTCGTTGCCAAAAATATTTTTGGATTATGACAATCTTGCGCAATTTGCCGATAACAACGAAGTAGTAATTCTAGCCTCACAATTATTGATTATTGCAGCTATTTTTCAATTTACTGATGCCTTGCAAGTCGTGGCACTGGGAGCGCTTAGAGGGATGCAGGACGTAAAAATACCAACTGTACTTACCTTTATTGCGTATTGGATAATTGGTTTTCCGATTTCGTACTATTTAAGTATGCATACTTCCTTGGAAAGTATGGGTATTTGGATTGGCCTATTTGCAGGACTAACGGCTAGTGGCATTATGTTATTCATCAGATTTAATTATCTTTCAAAAAAATTAATTAGACTGGGCGATGCATAA
- a CDS encoding phosphatase PAP2 family protein, protein MLEQLLNYDTEFFLFLNNLGNTSWDGFWRFVTEKWSSIPLYAILLYLIYKHYGLKGTLVVVVCVALMITATDQIANLFKYGIKRPRPCKVEELQPLMRYVADGCGRFGYFSAHAASSMAAAVFLGLSLQKWYKYLPFILLVWAVATGYSRIYLGVHYPLDVISGMAFGGLIGWLFYLLQKWGQRKFNVRSNAVEI, encoded by the coding sequence ATGCTCGAACAACTTTTAAATTACGATACCGAATTTTTCCTGTTTTTAAATAATCTGGGCAATACTTCTTGGGACGGATTTTGGAGGTTTGTAACCGAAAAATGGTCCTCTATCCCCTTATACGCAATTCTGCTGTATTTAATCTATAAACATTATGGACTAAAAGGTACTTTGGTTGTTGTGGTTTGTGTTGCCTTAATGATTACTGCAACAGACCAGATTGCCAACCTTTTTAAATACGGAATTAAACGCCCGCGACCGTGCAAGGTTGAAGAGCTGCAACCATTAATGCGCTACGTTGCCGATGGCTGTGGTAGATTTGGCTATTTTTCTGCCCACGCTGCAAGTTCAATGGCAGCGGCTGTATTTCTTGGATTGAGCCTTCAAAAGTGGTATAAATATTTGCCTTTTATTTTATTGGTTTGGGCGGTAGCAACTGGATATAGCCGCATTTATTTAGGTGTGCATTATCCGCTTGACGTTATTAGCGGAATGGCCTTCGGCGGATTGATAGGCTGGTTGTTTTATCTTTTGCAGAAATGGGGGCAGCGGAAATTTAATGTCAGGTCGAACGCAGTGGAGATCTAA
- a CDS encoding ArnT family glycosyltransferase, whose protein sequence is MKVEKNYLLLLVITCAAIFFVNLNSLPVNIMEARNFITAREMLTDGNWLLTTINGEPRYQKPPLPTWLTAFSAAIFGIKSIWALRLPAAIMTLILVLCSYKFSQKLTSEKLYAFISSLIMATSFYIVASARDGQWDIYTHSFMFLCIYLLYLFFTKKTHKYQNALLAGFFFGCSFLSKGPVSFYALLLPFLIAFGIVYKYKNFKTRWLPLLAFLVVATIVSGWWHWYTLNFDPAAVAITKKETTNWISYEIKPFYYYWSFFTQSGVWTIPAFIGLVYPYLKNRVFNKKAYRFTFLWTVLSVILLSLIPEKKSRYLLPVLIPMALNTGFYIEYLFRRFRELKDKRETIPVYFNFGLIGFIGIVFPIGGYIFLKDGLAGNWLWFALLSFALFTVAVFIFRNLFRKKITTVFYLTIAFIAAVIWFGLPLSKAITINPDYKPFSELHDFEERENLKIYEFSGMTPELIWDYGKKMEMLNKDGEFSTPAENRFGVLVSEESLKHFEEVYPNFKREHITRYDMNPKGPDSKTHKTRLYRELFIVTKK, encoded by the coding sequence ATGAAAGTTGAGAAAAACTATTTATTACTATTGGTAATAACCTGTGCCGCTATTTTTTTTGTGAACTTAAACTCGCTTCCCGTAAATATTATGGAAGCGCGAAATTTTATCACGGCCCGCGAAATGCTAACCGATGGCAACTGGCTACTTACAACTATAAATGGCGAACCACGTTATCAAAAACCACCACTGCCCACCTGGCTCACGGCTTTTTCCGCGGCGATTTTCGGAATAAAATCAATTTGGGCTTTAAGGCTTCCAGCGGCAATTATGACGCTAATTTTAGTATTATGCTCCTATAAATTCTCGCAAAAACTAACTTCTGAAAAATTATACGCTTTTATCAGTTCGTTAATAATGGCAACTTCCTTTTACATTGTGGCCTCGGCGCGCGACGGACAATGGGACATATATACGCACAGTTTTATGTTTTTGTGTATTTATCTACTCTATTTATTTTTTACAAAAAAAACCCACAAATACCAAAATGCACTATTGGCAGGTTTTTTCTTTGGCTGTTCGTTTTTAAGCAAGGGTCCCGTTTCGTTTTATGCTTTGCTCCTGCCCTTTTTAATTGCCTTCGGAATTGTTTACAAATACAAAAACTTTAAAACACGCTGGTTGCCGCTCTTGGCTTTTTTGGTTGTTGCAACAATAGTTTCGGGTTGGTGGCATTGGTACACGCTTAACTTTGATCCGGCGGCAGTAGCAATCACCAAAAAAGAAACAACCAACTGGATAAGCTACGAAATAAAACCGTTTTATTATTATTGGAGCTTTTTTACCCAAAGCGGAGTTTGGACCATTCCGGCGTTTATCGGGTTGGTGTACCCTTATTTAAAGAACCGTGTTTTTAACAAAAAAGCATATCGTTTTACCTTTCTCTGGACAGTGCTTTCGGTAATTTTACTTTCACTAATACCGGAAAAAAAATCGCGTTATTTGCTGCCTGTTTTAATTCCAATGGCACTGAATACAGGGTTTTATATTGAATATCTTTTCCGAAGATTTAGAGAATTAAAAGATAAACGCGAAACAATTCCTGTATATTTTAATTTTGGCTTAATTGGCTTTATAGGAATTGTCTTCCCCATTGGAGGTTATATTTTTCTGAAAGATGGCCTCGCAGGAAACTGGCTTTGGTTTGCGCTGCTTTCGTTTGCACTATTTACAGTTGCTGTTTTTATTTTTCGAAATCTTTTCCGCAAAAAAATTACAACCGTTTTTTATTTAACCATTGCTTTTATTGCAGCGGTAATTTGGTTCGGTCTTCCGTTAAGCAAAGCTATTACCATAAACCCCGATTATAAACCATTTTCTGAATTGCACGATTTTGAAGAAAGGGAAAATCTAAAAATTTACGAATTCTCTGGAATGACGCCCGAACTTATTTGGGATTACGGCAAAAAGATGGAAATGCTTAATAAAGATGGCGAATTTAGTACCCCTGCCGAAAATCGTTTTGGCGTTTTGGTTTCTGAAGAAAGTTTAAAACATTTTGAAGAAGTGTATCCTAACTTCAAAAGAGAACACATTACCCGTTACGATATGAATCCGAAGGGACCGGACAGCAAAACGCACAAAACAAGGCTATACCGCGAATTGTTTATCGTTACTAAAAAATAA
- a CDS encoding lipid-A-disaccharide synthase N-terminal domain-containing protein, with amino-acid sequence MSNWIVYSIGFLAQILFSARLILQWILSEKSKRIITPALFWKLSLIASFLLFVYGHLRDDFAIMLGQALTYYIYIRNLQLQGEWQKSPKLLQIFLFIFPIFVVLYAYNNGEYDIEKLFNNDNIPLWLLLLGVISQILFTLRFVYQWMVSERTKNSQLPVGFWRMSVLGASLILTYAIFRKDPVLFVGHIAGLIIYVRNIFIWKKQLRYES; translated from the coding sequence ATGAGCAATTGGATCGTGTACAGCATTGGTTTTTTAGCGCAAATTCTTTTTAGTGCGCGGCTCATTTTGCAATGGATTCTTTCTGAAAAAAGCAAACGCATTATTACTCCAGCCTTATTTTGGAAATTGAGTTTAATCGCCTCGTTTTTACTTTTTGTGTATGGCCATTTACGTGACGATTTTGCCATCATGCTCGGGCAAGCCTTAACGTATTACATTTACATCCGTAATTTACAGTTACAGGGCGAATGGCAGAAATCGCCAAAACTTTTGCAGATCTTTCTTTTTATTTTTCCAATATTCGTAGTGCTTTACGCTTACAACAATGGTGAGTACGATATTGAAAAGCTTTTTAATAACGATAATATTCCGCTGTGGCTTTTGCTGCTGGGCGTAATTTCACAAATACTATTTACGCTTCGCTTTGTGTATCAATGGATGGTTTCTGAAAGAACCAAAAACTCGCAATTGCCCGTAGGCTTTTGGCGCATGAGCGTTTTGGGTGCATCCTTAATTTTAACCTACGCAATTTTTAGAAAGGACCCTGTGCTGTTTGTAGGACATATTGCCGGATTGATAATTTATGTTCGAAATATTTTTATTTGGAAAAAACAGTTGCGCTATGAAAGTTGA
- a CDS encoding glycosyltransferase family 2 protein: MFEFTIIVPVYNEEENLQRVEKELLAYTKIALKKTAILFVNDGSKDNSQTLIEEICSRNEAFQYISFKENRGLSAAIKAGFDHVESPLLGYIDSDLQTAPEDFNLLLQHIGEYDLVTGVRADRKDKFVKNMSSTIANGIRRAFTHDGMDDTGCPLKVIKTDYAKRIPMFKGLHRFLPAMILLQNGKIIQIPVQHFPRMAGTAKFGLWNRLIGPLMDCFAYLWMKKKYINYEIKSKG; this comes from the coding sequence ATGTTCGAATTTACCATTATTGTACCCGTTTACAACGAAGAAGAAAACCTGCAACGGGTTGAAAAAGAATTACTGGCATACACTAAGATTGCTTTAAAAAAAACCGCAATTCTTTTTGTAAATGATGGTTCTAAAGATAATAGTCAAACCCTAATTGAAGAAATTTGTAGCCGGAACGAAGCATTTCAATATATTTCATTTAAAGAAAATCGCGGATTAAGTGCTGCCATAAAAGCTGGGTTTGACCATGTTGAAAGCCCTTTGCTTGGCTACATTGACAGCGATTTGCAAACCGCTCCGGAAGATTTTAATTTATTGCTTCAACATATTGGTGAATATGATTTAGTAACGGGCGTACGCGCAGATAGAAAAGATAAGTTTGTAAAAAATATGTCGTCTACGATTGCAAATGGTATTCGCCGCGCTTTTACGCACGATGGCATGGACGATACGGGTTGCCCATTAAAAGTAATAAAAACAGATTATGCCAAACGCATTCCAATGTTTAAAGGGCTTCACCGTTTTTTACCGGCTATGATTTTATTGCAAAACGGCAAAATAATTCAAATCCCCGTTCAACATTTTCCGCGTATGGCGGGCACGGCAAAATTTGGCCTTTGGAACCGTTTAATTGGCCCTTTGATGGACTGTTTCGCGTATCTTTGGATGAAGAAAAAATACATCAATTACGAGATTAAAAGCAAAGGATGA
- a CDS encoding NAD-dependent epimerase/dehydratase family protein encodes MKILVTGAAGFIGSHTSERLQELGHEVIGIDNFSSYYDISLKKLNEKSLLAKDITVQSLDLRTANLAEVLPKDISYIMHFAAHPGISNTSTFEDYFSNNILATQRLLEFAEKLPKPPFFVNIATSSIYGLEATFPETVAPKPASWYGVTKLAAEQLVLAKSREGKLKGTSLRLFSVYGPRERPDKLYTRLIDCGLNSKKFPLFEGSEKHLRSFTYVQDIVDGIVSVIGKETICDGEIFNLGTETETTTAHGIAIMEDILQKKIDTEQKPPRAGDQSRTKANIDKARKLLNYNPQTTLKEGLEAQTAWFKDNLL; translated from the coding sequence ATGAAAATACTTGTTACGGGAGCTGCCGGTTTTATTGGTTCGCATACTTCAGAAAGGTTACAGGAGCTGGGCCACGAGGTTATTGGCATAGATAATTTTTCATCGTATTACGATATTTCGCTTAAAAAATTAAATGAAAAGTCGTTATTGGCCAAAGACATCACCGTACAATCATTGGATCTGCGAACTGCTAACTTAGCCGAAGTATTGCCGAAGGACATAAGTTATATCATGCATTTTGCAGCTCATCCCGGCATTTCAAACACTTCAACTTTTGAGGATTATTTCAGCAATAATATTTTGGCAACCCAACGTTTGCTCGAGTTTGCTGAAAAGCTTCCGAAGCCACCCTTTTTTGTGAACATTGCTACGTCTTCCATTTATGGGTTGGAAGCTACTTTTCCCGAAACTGTGGCGCCAAAACCAGCTTCGTGGTACGGTGTAACTAAACTGGCAGCAGAGCAATTAGTTTTAGCAAAGAGCAGAGAAGGAAAGTTAAAAGGAACTTCGTTACGGTTGTTTTCGGTTTATGGACCGCGGGAACGGCCAGACAAGTTATACACACGCTTAATTGATTGCGGATTGAATAGTAAAAAATTTCCGCTTTTTGAAGGTAGCGAAAAACACTTGCGCAGTTTTACTTATGTACAGGATATTGTGGACGGAATTGTAAGTGTAATTGGAAAGGAAACGATTTGCGATGGCGAAATTTTTAATTTAGGAACCGAGACCGAAACTACTACCGCGCATGGCATTGCGATTATGGAAGATATTCTTCAGAAAAAAATAGATACTGAACAAAAACCGCCACGTGCTGGCGACCAATCGCGAACCAAAGCAAATATTGATAAAGCTCGAAAATTATTAAATTACAATCCGCAGACTACCTTAAAAGAAGGTTTGGAAGCGCAGACAGCCTGGTTTAAAGATAATTTGCTTTAA
- the meaB gene encoding methylmalonyl Co-A mutase-associated GTPase MeaB has protein sequence MAETPKNISALNEKRGVPQPKTLNKKVAERHSILKKKSPSVSQLVSEILNQNQTALSQAITLIESTAQKHQNQAKEIIEQCLPHANKSIRIGITGVPGVGKSTFIESFGSQLVSEGKKVAVLTVDPSSSISKGSILGDKTRMEKLVKEPHAFIRPSASGDTLGGVARKTRETIILCEAAGFDVILIETVGVGQSETAVHSMTDFFLLLKLAGAGDELQGIKRGIMEMADSIVINKADGDNLKAAKMAKNEFNRALHLYPAKESGWAPKTLLCSALNNEGISEIWQLVSDYFETVKNNGYFQHKRKEQNKFWLMQTIESRLKSEFYANPSVKLELEKQLKAIDENKTTPFEAAEILLNLKKS, from the coding sequence GTGGCAGAAACACCTAAAAATATTAGCGCCCTAAACGAAAAGAGAGGCGTTCCGCAGCCCAAAACATTAAATAAAAAGGTAGCAGAACGGCATTCTATTTTAAAAAAGAAAAGCCCAAGTGTATCGCAATTGGTTTCCGAAATCTTAAATCAAAACCAAACCGCCCTTAGCCAAGCCATAACCCTTATTGAAAGTACCGCGCAAAAACACCAAAACCAAGCAAAAGAAATAATTGAACAGTGTTTGCCCCATGCCAATAAGTCTATCCGTATTGGCATTACCGGCGTTCCGGGTGTGGGCAAAAGCACATTTATTGAAAGTTTTGGCAGCCAATTGGTTTCTGAAGGTAAAAAAGTAGCAGTATTAACCGTAGATCCCAGTAGTAGCATTAGTAAAGGGAGTATTTTGGGCGATAAAACCCGAATGGAAAAACTAGTTAAAGAGCCTCACGCTTTTATTCGTCCCTCGGCCAGTGGCGATACTTTGGGTGGCGTAGCCCGTAAAACCCGTGAAACTATTATTCTGTGCGAAGCTGCTGGTTTTGACGTAATATTAATTGAAACCGTGGGGGTGGGCCAAAGCGAAACCGCTGTGCACTCAATGACCGATTTCTTTTTATTGTTAAAACTTGCCGGAGCCGGCGACGAACTGCAAGGCATTAAACGCGGGATTATGGAAATGGCAGATTCCATTGTAATTAACAAAGCAGACGGCGATAATCTGAAGGCGGCAAAAATGGCAAAAAACGAATTTAACCGCGCCCTGCATCTCTATCCCGCAAAAGAAAGCGGCTGGGCACCGAAAACACTTTTGTGCAGCGCTTTAAACAACGAAGGCATTTCCGAAATTTGGCAACTCGTTTCAGATTATTTTGAAACCGTAAAAAACAACGGCTATTTTCAGCATAAAAGAAAAGAACAAAACAAATTCTGGCTCATGCAAACAATTGAAAGCAGATTAAAGAGTGAATTTTACGCGAATCCCTCTGTAAAATTAGAACTCGAAAAACAGCTGAAAGCAATAGATGAAAATAAAACAACCCCGTTTGAAGCTGCAGAAATTCTTCTAAATTTAAAAAAATCTTAA
- a CDS encoding organic hydroperoxide resistance protein — translation MKKLYEASSTAVGGRKGHVTTDDKKIDLELSTPKGLGGKGGKGTNPEQLFGSAYAACFGGALQLVADKENVKLDGDVSVTATIEIGMTKEDNLQLKATLDCYLPGVDVKTGEDLVNKAHQVCPYSRATRDNITVTLNLLLDE, via the coding sequence ATGAAAAAGCTATATGAGGCTTCATCTACAGCCGTAGGCGGAAGAAAGGGTCACGTAACCACAGACGATAAAAAAATAGATTTAGAGCTATCTACTCCTAAGGGTTTAGGGGGTAAAGGCGGCAAGGGAACAAATCCTGAGCAATTATTTGGCAGTGCTTATGCAGCATGTTTTGGCGGAGCACTACAATTGGTAGCCGATAAGGAAAATGTAAAGCTCGATGGTGATGTAAGCGTAACCGCAACTATTGAAATAGGAATGACCAAAGAAGATAACCTACAGTTAAAAGCAACCTTAGATTGTTATTTGCCAGGAGTAGATGTTAAAACTGGTGAAGACCTAGTGAATAAAGCACACCAGGTATGCCCATATTCTCGTGCTACGCGCGATAATATTACTGTTACCTTAAATTTATTGTTGGATGAATAA
- a CDS encoding DUF2383 domain-containing protein, whose product MKKNYADFNKLNRLLVACFEAEKLYYNAAQDVQTTDLKRFLNYMAVERNRMSHDISNELHSRDIEPLKQDSEKGNIDRTWQEIKEALEHINPEAILNSCISRDKNNLKRYDELLERKELPEIILELLEKQKYQLEWYIKQAAQQLKNSPFIEPKSQEKKKEEPPKVNEGGKVINLKAM is encoded by the coding sequence ATGAAAAAGAATTACGCAGATTTTAATAAACTCAATCGCTTGTTAGTAGCGTGTTTTGAAGCAGAAAAACTTTATTACAACGCCGCGCAGGACGTACAAACTACAGATTTAAAACGTTTTTTAAATTACATGGCTGTTGAGCGAAACCGGATGAGTCACGATATTTCTAACGAACTTCACTCGCGAGATATTGAACCGCTAAAACAAGATTCAGAAAAAGGAAACATCGATCGTACTTGGCAAGAAATTAAAGAGGCTCTAGAACACATTAATCCGGAAGCAATTTTAAATTCGTGTATAAGTCGCGATAAAAATAATTTAAAAAGGTACGACGAACTGCTAGAGCGCAAAGAGCTGCCAGAGATTATACTCGAGTTATTGGAAAAACAAAAGTATCAGTTAGAATGGTATATTAAGCAAGCCGCACAACAACTAAAAAATAGTCCGTTTATTGAACCTAAATCTCAAGAGAAAAAAAAAGAAGAACCACCCAAAGTAAACGAGGGTGGGAAGGTAATTAACTTAAAAGCAATGTAA
- a CDS encoding RNA polymerase sigma factor: MSDLLLIEQCKNCDRKAQMALYGKYCNGMFIIANRYLKDTAAAEDAMQDAFIKAFQKLSQFTGDVTFGAWLKRIVINTCLDSIKRNKMELQSLNEEVFTMVHEDSDWTIADEATISEVLAAIESLPENYKLTVKLFLLEGYDHQEISEILQISENASRTYLHRGKSKLKEKLKHLRYGTGY; encoded by the coding sequence TTGTCAGATTTACTATTAATTGAACAATGTAAAAACTGCGATCGCAAAGCGCAAATGGCGCTATATGGTAAATACTGTAACGGCATGTTTATTATTGCCAACAGATATTTAAAAGACACTGCGGCTGCGGAAGATGCCATGCAAGATGCATTTATTAAAGCATTTCAAAAATTGAGCCAATTTACTGGCGACGTAACCTTTGGCGCTTGGTTAAAGCGCATTGTAATAAATACCTGCCTTGACAGCATTAAACGCAATAAGATGGAATTACAATCTTTAAACGAAGAAGTTTTTACAATGGTCCACGAAGATTCGGATTGGACAATTGCCGATGAAGCCACAATTTCAGAGGTGCTGGCTGCCATTGAATCTTTGCCGGAAAATTACAAACTTACGGTTAAGCTATTTTTATTGGAAGGCTACGATCATCAGGAAATTTCAGAAATACTGCAGATTTCTGAAAATGCTTCTCGAACCTATTTGCACCGCGGAAAATCAAAATTAAAAGAAAAATTAAAACACTTGCGTTATGGCACAGGATATTAA
- a CDS encoding DUF4097 family beta strand repeat-containing protein — MKNLKLYNPNILIALLLVCTLGYSQQKYVESFNVIDNVEVSVNTSFTNVIFETWNKNKVEVEAFIEDDNLSKSEREQQMKNWKLDVLGNSKRITINSNVANQSFAMADMPSMDFIGPLMEDMVLPMIQNVKVPPLPEELLENIGNIQFDYEAFKKDEEGYMKKFEAQMDKKFGKDFEKRMEEWGKSFEAMWDEKRADSIGEAYGKKMEAWGENFGQRMEAWGEEYGQKMEAWASELERNIEKNGGDYSKTVTKSPSGTAIVIKGSSSNKTNRTIIIRLPKNTKTEINIRHGILKMADASNVNANLNYTPFTANSIDGDRTSINAAYAPVTVNLWKQGVLNIKFVDKCNIENLQNISLQANSSDVRIGTITNQAFLSGSFGNLRIDKVADGFETLDIRLENTDARVKVPTGAFSFYFTGNKSTLKYPKRLQLKESKNAGRVLVKGFNQNSATTKTITINSNYSNVSLQ, encoded by the coding sequence ATGAAGAATTTAAAGCTATACAATCCTAACATCCTCATCGCTTTGCTGCTGGTTTGTACCTTGGGCTATTCGCAACAAAAATATGTTGAAAGCTTCAATGTAATCGATAATGTTGAAGTTTCTGTAAACACCTCTTTTACCAACGTTATTTTTGAAACTTGGAACAAAAATAAAGTGGAAGTTGAAGCTTTTATTGAAGACGATAACCTTTCTAAAAGTGAAAGGGAGCAACAAATGAAAAACTGGAAGTTAGACGTATTGGGAAATAGTAAAAGAATAACTATTAATTCAAACGTCGCCAACCAAAGTTTTGCAATGGCCGATATGCCTTCTATGGATTTTATTGGGCCTTTGATGGAAGACATGGTTTTACCGATGATCCAAAACGTAAAAGTACCTCCGTTACCAGAGGAATTACTTGAAAATATTGGTAATATACAATTTGATTATGAAGCTTTTAAAAAAGATGAAGAGGGGTATATGAAGAAATTTGAAGCCCAAATGGATAAAAAATTCGGGAAAGATTTTGAAAAGCGAATGGAAGAGTGGGGTAAAAGCTTTGAAGCCATGTGGGACGAAAAAAGAGCCGATAGTATTGGGGAAGCCTATGGGAAAAAGATGGAAGCTTGGGGCGAAAATTTTGGGCAGCGCATGGAAGCTTGGGGCGAAGAATACGGACAAAAAATGGAGGCTTGGGCCAGTGAATTGGAAAGGAATATAGAAAAGAATGGTGGAGATTATTCAAAAACCGTAACCAAATCGCCGAGCGGTACAGCTATTGTTATAAAAGGAAGCAGCAGTAACAAGACTAATAGAACGATAATTATAAGGTTGCCGAAAAACACCAAAACAGAAATAAACATTCGTCATGGCATTTTAAAAATGGCCGACGCCAGCAATGTAAATGCCAATTTAAATTATACGCCCTTTACCGCAAACAGTATTGATGGTGACCGTACATCAATTAATGCTGCATATGCACCGGTTACTGTTAACCTGTGGAAACAAGGTGTTTTGAATATAAAATTTGTTGACAAATGCAATATAGAAAATTTGCAAAATATTAGTCTCCAAGCCAATTCCAGCGATGTGCGAATAGGAACAATTACTAACCAAGCTTTTCTATCGGGCTCCTTTGGCAATTTACGTATTGATAAGGTTGCCGATGGTTTTGAAACATTAGATATACGTTTGGAAAATACAGACGCACGGGTAAAAGTGCCTACGGGTGCGTTTTCATTTTATTTTACAGGGAATAAATCTACGCTCAAATACCCAAAAAGACTTCAATTAAAAGAATCTAAAAATGCAGGCCGTGTTTTAGTGAAAGGGTTTAATCAAAATAGCGCGAC